A window of the Flavobacterium sangjuense genome harbors these coding sequences:
- a CDS encoding RNA polymerase sigma factor, which translates to MSDNLEQLFVKQLKDNQNIIHKICRLYTNDEDAHKDLFQEITIQLWKAFPKFRGESKFSTWAYRVALNTAITLYRKSTRAVATTPYESQKHFLSQEEYNFEEEEQIKLMYQAVQQLNDIEKALVFLYLEDKDYTEISETLGISEVNARVKMNRIKGKLKKILNP; encoded by the coding sequence ATGAGTGACAACTTAGAACAATTATTTGTAAAACAATTAAAGGACAATCAGAACATTATCCACAAGATATGTCGATTGTATACCAATGATGAAGATGCACACAAGGATTTGTTTCAGGAAATCACCATTCAGCTATGGAAAGCGTTCCCAAAATTTAGAGGTGAATCTAAATTCTCAACTTGGGCTTACCGTGTGGCACTAAACACTGCCATAACGCTTTACAGAAAAAGTACACGAGCAGTTGCGACTACACCTTATGAATCGCAAAAACACTTTTTATCGCAAGAAGAATACAATTTTGAAGAAGAAGAACAGATTAAGTTGATGTATCAGGCTGTGCAACAGTTGAATGATATTGAAAAAGCACTGGTATTTCTTTATTTAGAAGATAAAGATTATACTGAAATATCAGAAACACTTGGTATTAGCGAAGTAAATGCCCGTGTAAAAATGAACAGGATTAAAGGTAAATTAAAAAAAATATTAAATCCCTAA